One stretch of Bombina bombina isolate aBomBom1 chromosome 7, aBomBom1.pri, whole genome shotgun sequence DNA includes these proteins:
- the SEC61A1 gene encoding protein transport protein Sec61 subunit alpha — protein sequence MGIKFLEVIKPFCAILPEIQKPERKIQFKEKVLWTAITLFIFLVCCQIPLFGIMSSDSADPFYWMRVILASNRGTLMELGISPIVTSGLIMQLLAGAKIIEVGDTPKDRALFNGAQKLFGMIITIGQAIVYVMTGMYGDPSEMGAGICLLITIQLFVAGLIVLLLDELLQKGYGLGSGISLFIATNICETIVWKAFSPTTVNTGRGTEFEGAIIALFHLLATRTDKVRALREAFYRQNLPNLMNLIATIFVFAVVIYFQGFRVDLPIKSARYRGQYNTYPIKLFYTSNIPIILQSALVSNLYVISQMLSARFSGNLLVNLLGTWSDTSTGGPARAYPVGGLCYYLSPPESFGSVLDDPVHAVIYIVFMLGSCAFFSKTWIEVSGSSAKDVAKQLKEQQMVMRGHRETSMVHELNRYIPTAAAFGGLCIGALSVLADFLGAIGSGTGILLAVTIIYQYFEIFVKEQSEVGSMGALLF from the exons ATGGGAA tcaaatttcttgAAGTAATAAAACCCTTCTGTGCAATATTGCCAGAAATTCAAAAGCCAGAAAGAAAG atTCAATTCAAAGAAAAAGTATTATGGACTGCGATCACTCTGTTTATCTTTTTAGTATGTTGCCAG ATTCCCCTGTTTGGTATCATGTCTTCAGACTCTGCAGATCCCTTCTATTGGATGAGAGTGATATTGGCGTCCAACAGAG GAACACTGATGGAACTCGGTATCTCTCCTATTGTTACCTCCGGTCTTATCATGCAGCTGCTGGCTGGTGCCAAGATTATCGAGGTTGGAGACACCCCTAAAGACAGGGCGCTGTTCAATGGAGCCCAAAAGT TGTTTGGTATGATTATCACCATCGGTCAAGCCATTGTGTATGTCATGACTGGGATGTATGGAGACCCCTCTGAGATGGGAGCTGGAATCTGCCTCCTTATCACTATTCAG ctTTTCGTTGCTGGGTTGATCGTCCTTCTCCTTGATGAACTGCTGCAGAAAGGCTATGGTCTGGGCTCCGGTATCTCCCTCTTTATTGCTACCAACATCTGTGAGACCATTGTGTGGAAAGCGTTTAGCCCAACCACGGTTAACACTGGCAGAG GCACTGAGTTTGAGGGAGCCATTATTGCCCTGTTTCATCTGCTCGCCACTCGTACAGATAAAGTGCGTGCTCTCCGTGAGGCCTTCTACCGCCAGAACCTGCCCAACCTCATGAACCTTATTGCAACAATCTTCGTCTTTGCTGTTGTTATATACTTCCAG ggCTTCAGAGTGGATCTCCCCATCAAGTCTGCTCGGTATCGTGGTCAATATAACACTTACCCCATCAAACTCTTCTACACGTCAAACATCCCGATCATCCTGCAGTCTGCTCTCGTCTCCAATCTTTACGTTATCTCCCAAATGCTGTCTGCCCGCTTCAGTGGTAACCTGCTGGTGAATCTCCTGGGCACCTGGTCT gacaCGTCTACCGGAGGCCCTGCGCGTGCTTACCCTGTTGGTGGGCTGTGCTATTATCTATCACCGCCTGAGTCCTTTGGTTCGGTGCTAGACGATCCGGTACATGCAGTGATTTACATAGTCTTCATGCTGGGTTCCTGCGCCTTTTTCTCCAAGACATGGATAGAGGTGTCTGGCTCCTCCGCTAAGGAC GTTGCAAAGCAGCTGAAGGAGCAGCAGATGGTTATGAGAGGACACAGGGAGACATCTATGGTCCATGAACTAAACAG GTACATCCCTACAGCTGCTGCGTTCGGTGGGCTTTGCATCGGTGCACTCTCGGTTCTTGCAGACTTCCTCGGTGCTATTGGCTCTGGCACTGGAATCTTGCTGGCTGTCACCATTATATACCAATACTTTGAGATCTTCGTCAAGGAGCAGAGTGAGGTTGGCAGCATGGGTGCTCTGCTATTCTAA